Within Azoarcus sp. DD4, the genomic segment CGCCATCCGCTTCGACATCGATGCCGCCTGCGAGCGCCTGGTCCGCTTCTACCAGACGCTCTCGCCGCACACCATCACCGGGATCGGCGCACTCTACGCCCCCGACGCCCGCTTCAAGGACCCCTTCAATGCGGTCGTCGGCACGCCGGCCATCGTCCGCATCTTCGAACACATGTTCGCCACGGTGGATGCGCCCCGCTTCGTCGTCACCAGCCGCATCGCCAGCGGGCGCGAGGCCATGCTGGGCTGGGACTTCCACCTCCGGCTGCGCGGCCGCGACGTCGTCATCCGCGGCGTCAGCCACCTGCGCTTCGACGGCGCCGGCCGGGTCTGCATGCACCGCGACTACTGGGATGCGGCCGAGGAACTCTACGAAAAACTGCCGCTGGTCGGCACCCTGATGCGGGCGCTGCGCCAGCGCCTGGCGGCCCCTGCACCCGGCTGACGCCGGCACAGGGGCACCGTCGTCAGCGGTTCACATCCACCACCACGCGGCCGCGCACCTTGCCTTCGAGCAGCGCGCCGGCAACGGTGATCGCCTCGCCGAGGCCGATCTCGTGGGTGATGGTGTCGAGCAGGGCCGGATCGAGGTCGGTCGCCAGCCGCTGCCAGGCCAGCAGACGATCCGCGCGCGGGCAGTACACGCTATCGACGCCGGCCAGCGTCACCCCGCGCAGGATGAAGGGCGCTACCGTGGCCGGCAGGTCCATCCCCTGGGCGAGGCCGCAGGCCGCCACCACGCCGCGGTAGCGCAGGCTGGCGCAGACATTGGCCAGGGTGTGACTGCCGACGGTGTCGATCGCCGCCGCCCAGCGCTCCTTGACGAGCGGCTTGCCGGGCGCCGAGAACTGCGCGCGATCGACGATTTCCGCCGCGCCCAGCGCGGTGAGGTAGTCGGCCTCCGCCGGCCGCCCGGTGGACGCCACCACGCGGTAGCCGAGCTTCGCCAGCAATGCCACCGCCACGCTGCCCACCCCGCCGGCGGCGCCGGTGACCAGCACGTCGCCGGAAGCCGGGGTGATGCCGTGGCGTTCGAGCGCCAGCACGCACAGCATCGCGGTGTAGCCGGCGGTGCCGATGGCCATCGCCTGGCGCGGCGTGAATGCCGCCGGCAGCGGAATCAGCCAGTCGCCCTTCAGGCGCGCCTGCTGCGCCAGCCCTCCCCAATGCGCCTCGCCCACGCCCCAGCCGTTGAGCACCACCGCATCGCCTGCCTTGTAATCGGGATGGCTGCTCTCCTCCACCGTGCCGGCGAGGTCGATGCCGGGCACCATCGGAAAGCTGCGCACCACCGGCCCCTTGCCGGTGATGGCAAGGCCGTCCTTGTAGTTGAGGGTGGACCACGCCACCTTCACGCGCACGTCGCCTTCCGGCAACTGCGCCTCGTGGACGTCCTTGAGCGCGGCGCGGTAGCCGCTGTCGTCCTTCTCGATCAGGATGGCCTTGAACATGCTGTCTCCTCCAGGGGTTGGGAACCTGCTTGCGAAAATCGGGGGTCAGTCGGGACGCGGCAGCGCGGCGAGGAAGAACTCGCCAAAGCGCTGCAGCGGCCCGCCGTTGCCGGCCAGGCGGGCGCGCAGCACCGCGCCTTCCCAGCCGGTCCAGAAGAATTCAGCCCAGCGCGCACAGTCGGTGTCGGCCGCCAGTTCGCCGGCGGCGACCGCCTCCTGCAGGCAGGCAGCAAGGCGGGCCTGCCAGTCGGCGAACACCGCCTCCAGGCGGGCGCGGAAGGGCTCCGACAGCGCGCTCATCTCCTGCCCGAGGTTGCCGACCAGGCAGCCGCGCCGGTAGTCGTAGCGCCCCATGCCGGCGTCGGCCCCGTCGATGAAGGCGCGTACGCGCGCCAGCGGCGAGAGGTTGGCATCGAGGAAATGGCGGTCGAGCTTGGCGGCGAAGTACTCGGCATAGGTCTGCAGTGCCGCCAGACCGAAATCGTCCTTGCTGGCGAAGTAGTAATAGAAGGAGCCCTTGGGCACGCCGACCGCCCGCAGCACTTCGTCTATACCTATGCTGTTGAAGCCGCGCTCGGTCAGCATTGCGATGCCCTGGCGCAACAAGGCTGCACGGGTGTCTTCGCGGGCCCCGTCGACACGCGGCGGGCGGCCGGGACGGCGGCGGGCGGTATTCGCTTGGTTCATGCGACCCATATTAGACCGGTCGTCTATTAAATTGCAAGCCTGCCTTCCGATCCCCTTCCTGGCCTTCGGGCGCGCAGCACGCGCCGCCTGCAAGGCACCGATTCCCGTAAAATGCCGGCCGATGTCCGCTTACACCCATACCTCCGCGCACCACGTCCTCGAGCACGTCTTCGGCTACACCGCGTTCCGCGGCGAGCAGCAGTCCATCGTCGAGCACGTCGCGGCCGGCGGCGACGCGCTGGTGCTGATGCCGACCGGCGGCGGCAAGTCGCTGTGCTACCAGGTGCCGGCGCTGCTGCGCGAGGGCACGGCCATCGTGGTGTCGCCGCTGATCGCGCTGATGCACGACCAGGTGAGCGCGCTGGTGGAAGCCGGCGTCAAGGCGGCCTTCCTCAACTCCAGCCTGGATGCGGAAGAGGCGCGCAGGGTGGAGCGCGCGCTCTACGCCGGCGAACTCGACCTGCTCTATGTCGCGCCCGAGCGGCTGATGACGCCGCGCTTCCTCGACCAGCTCGACCACCTGCGCGACACCCACCGGCTGGCGCTGTTCGCGATCGACGAGGCGCACTGCGTGTCGCAGTGGGGCCACGACTTCCGCCCGGAATACCTGCAGCTGTCCATCCTGCCGGAGCGCTACCCGGCCATCCCGCGCATCGCGCTCACCGCCACCGCCGACCGCCAGACCCGCGAGGAGATCGCCGGCCGCCTGCGGCTGGAGGACGCGCGCCGCTTCATCTCCAGCTTCGACCGCCCCAACATCCGCTACACCATCGTCGACAAGGACGATCCGCGCCGCCAGCTGCTGAACTTCATCCGCGAGGAGTTTCCGTCGGAAGCCGGCGTGGTGTATTGCCTGTCGCGC encodes:
- a CDS encoding MDR family oxidoreductase; the protein is MFKAILIEKDDSGYRAALKDVHEAQLPEGDVRVKVAWSTLNYKDGLAITGKGPVVRSFPMVPGIDLAGTVEESSHPDYKAGDAVVLNGWGVGEAHWGGLAQQARLKGDWLIPLPAAFTPRQAMAIGTAGYTAMLCVLALERHGITPASGDVLVTGAAGGVGSVAVALLAKLGYRVVASTGRPAEADYLTALGAAEIVDRAQFSAPGKPLVKERWAAAIDTVGSHTLANVCASLRYRGVVAACGLAQGMDLPATVAPFILRGVTLAGVDSVYCPRADRLLAWQRLATDLDPALLDTITHEIGLGEAITVAGALLEGKVRGRVVVDVNR
- a CDS encoding TetR/AcrR family transcriptional regulator — encoded protein: MNQANTARRRPGRPPRVDGAREDTRAALLRQGIAMLTERGFNSIGIDEVLRAVGVPKGSFYYYFASKDDFGLAALQTYAEYFAAKLDRHFLDANLSPLARVRAFIDGADAGMGRYDYRRGCLVGNLGQEMSALSEPFRARLEAVFADWQARLAACLQEAVAAGELAADTDCARWAEFFWTGWEGAVLRARLAGNGGPLQRFGEFFLAALPRPD
- a CDS encoding nuclear transport factor 2 family protein, with the translated sequence MQTAHAIRFDIDAACERLVRFYQTLSPHTITGIGALYAPDARFKDPFNAVVGTPAIVRIFEHMFATVDAPRFVVTSRIASGREAMLGWDFHLRLRGRDVVIRGVSHLRFDGAGRVCMHRDYWDAAEELYEKLPLVGTLMRALRQRLAAPAPG